GGTTCACTGCCCTGAACAAGTCAGCAGTTCTTCGTCCTCTCTGAAAACGAAGCAGTgacatctgatcaagaagcgcacTGGAGAGAACACGCCATGAACGTAGCGAAAGCTTGAAGAGTCGGGGTGCTTTCCTCTATGCTTTCATTAGTCACAGTTTTACGTAAATCTTACAAAACAGGGCAAGCAGTGGCTCTATGCGATAGGTCCCGCGCCCACAGCACCGAAAGTTCAGCACCTAAGATCAGTTTCCACAATCAAGATCTAATTTGTGAAGCATCTAAAATGGCAGAGCTAATTGCGTGCGCTTATTTAGTGTCTTCATCACCCGAATCACCTTCTAACATTATTTATGCTGAGAGCAATACActcagaaaagaaagagaaatgattTACGATATATACATATTGGAGAAGAAACCGTCATTTTGTTCCTGCATTAGCTAAGACGACAAGTTCATAGGTTCATGGCTTTGAGAATTCAACATAGTACATGATTCCATCACTGCAGATCTTACTTGTAAACCCAATTAAGTTATATTATTGCGCTGTATCTTTTCAAGCTACGCATTCATGACTAATTGCTTGTCTGAACCATGTGTGAAATAAGAAGGTTAATTAGGCACAAGCCTAAAATCATACACTTCTGTAACCGGCACTGTGATGGCAACTTGCCTTCTCTTCAGCAGCTGCTTGTACACGATGTACACAGCCAGAAGGACAAAGCACACCACTGGGACGACGATCATCAGCGTTATTGTGGTGATGCTGAACCATGGAGGGGCTGGCTTAGCTGGAAAAAATGAGTCAAATGTAGTCAGTTATTTTGATCTTTATTATAGCGTATTCGTTGTCACAGAAAGGAAGGAAACATCTGACGGGCTCACGATATTACGAATGCTATTCAACACGAACAGTAGCTCTAACATCACACAAACGCTAAACCCGGCAATCGTTAAAACCTGAGGTCCTCTCCTCGGCTTAGCAGCCATAGCGTTCCACTCATAAACAAAAGGCTTCGACTTCGAAGGCTTCGAAGTCCCAGCCTCATCTCCCACATTTGCAGAAACACACACTGTAGAACTGCCTGAAGTCAGGCTTCTGTCTGTATTCTTTAAAAAAACAAGCACCTAACTTCCATCCTAACACACTTCAAGTAATTGATATAGATTCATACGCCAAACAATTAAGTACCTCCAACTGAAGCCCTTATATATTTATTCGTGATGTCGTGCTTACGTCCATACATCGTCTTCACTTCTATCACCGTGGCCGGTCCTTCCTTGGTCTGGTGGACGCCATGGTTGAAGGCTGACACGGTTATCTTGTAGACGCAGTTTGCAGATAAGTTGCCGACGGTCAGTGTTGTAGCTTTCGTAATCATGTCGAAGCCCATGGAGCTGTTGGCGAATGTAACCTTATAGCCATCAAGGGGGCCTCTAACTTGTTCAGGACGGGTCCAAGCTAGTCCAACGCTGTATCGAGTCAGGCTGGTGCAGTTAAAATTCCTAGGTGAGTCGGGGGCTGGAAGTGGCGACAATAAGGCATTCTCATGTCAGGTCATCAGAGTTCAGTTTCTGTCATTAATAAAGATAGCGGCAGCCGCATAATAGCTACTGCGTACAGCAGCTTGATATACCAGCATCCATGGTTTGACAGGTGTGTACAGCATATTCATGTTATTGTGTTGACTGGAATACATCCCGCTTAGAtagtcaaaaaagaaaacagcagaaaGAACAGCTTACGTTCGGATAAGCACACTACAAAAACGTGAATATCAGTTAGAAAAATAGGCAGGGTTTGTCTTAGAAGTTGTGTACTAAACTGCAATGCACGCACGACCATAAAACATAAGTATGCAAACACTCAGGGCTGAAATTAATGTACAAGCTACCCCAAGCGAAGACTGCCAGTACGAAACGTATACATGCTTGCAGGCATAATTGAAGAAATccatttcacttcaataaaacaATAATGAAATGAATAGATGACTTTCGAAAGTGCCACGCGCCCTAAAGTGGTCACCAATAAGGCAGTACCGAAATCTTGAGCCAAGGGGCTGCGTCATCTACTTACTTCTTCTTCATCAACTTGTCCTGTGTCCTTCATCGCTGTCCTgcgtgttcctgccttctgtcttcgtcatattgtgCTGCCCCTTCTGGATGTTCAACCAGTACTACTCGCGCAAGATGTGCCTGGTCTAACTAGAGACAAGCCTTTCTTCTACCGTCGTAGCTAACAAAAAGTCAACAGGCTGGAAAGGTAAACGCGACTCCAGTTTCAACGAATGTCCCCATGTTTCAACACGGCTGGTGCACCGAATGCATTCCTGCGGCTgtacccgttttttttttgttttgtttttttttgcctgccgGGTGCATGCGGCGAAGCTAACGACCTGACTTTGGTAAACGCATGCTAGGGAATTTACAGTGCACTACCGAGAAGACAGTGGCCCGCAATCGGAACAGGGGGTATGCTTTACCCTTAGCTTTGTTGCATGTTTCAGCTGTCGGTATATGCACGGTGACACTCCGACAGCCATCACGTTCGGAGCAAGTGGGCGTGGAAACAGTTCCTCCAGCTGAAATTTAGCCTTGCGTGTTGTTTAATGGAATATCTCGTGGCGGTTACAATACTTCAAAAGGTATTTTGGACGGGCATCTAAGAATGTGTCTTTCAACACGTTTTGATAGCTTGCCCGGGAACGCCAACCGATTGCACGTCGGTTACACTTGAATGCAAGCGCGCGCTGAAAAAGTGCTTTCGTCTGAAAATGTAACGACCACGAGGTTTCTGCGAGTGCGTTTTTTTATACTTAAAAGCACGCGAGAACCAACTGTTCCACGAACGCTCAGCGACCCCGATTGGTTGCAGCAGCCATTCGATAAGGTTTCCAAGCATCCATGCTTTTCACGAGCAGATAGCTTCTCACTCTCGGACATAAAGGTGGCCACGGGTCGGCACCTTTGTTCCCTCGTCGAACGTTCGCTCGTCGTCGTGtggtcttttcaccgtgtgtttgtcgcttttagcgctaccatcagtttcaAAGAGTGTCGGCAAGTACAACCGAAGAGTCCGTAACAACCAAAAGAgagagatacaaaaaaaaaacaccagctgCTGACCTCACACATATCCGTGCATCGGGACAGTGTGTTCTGAAGGTACGGAACACCTCGTGCGCGTCGAAACACGTCGTGCGCCTCGGTTGACTCGGGCTGACTTTCGCCGCAATGCGAACGCGCCTGGAGCTAAGCTACGTCATCCACGCATACCAATCAGAGCACGCGTTTCCTTAGAACATTCCGATTGCGAGTGGACTCACTGCGGCACCCCGCGGCAGTCGCGGAAACTAGGTACGCAGCACAGGGCAACCGAAACCAAAACTGACCCTCATGGTGCCCATACCTTGGCGTCACAGGTGGCGCCGACTTCTGTAAAAACGCCTATGCGATTTTTATTGCGACTTTATGTTAGAATCATGTAAGATTGCGGCTACCCGAAACCGGCGCATTTATAAATCTTTAACTGCCGCATTGAGTAAGTTGCTAATTTTAAGCGCGAACTTGACATGATCGAGATGACGACTGACATATACGTGCCTAGACTATCATTGAGTTACGTTTGGTACTTTCAGTCAGGCGCCATCTAAATCGAGAAAAGCATGCGCTTCAAGCTAAGGCGTATTTCTTAATATGCAGGTAAGTCTTATTTATATACAGTATTAAGTAGTATATTTCAGTTATAGTACCTGTGGTACAGTTACTGTAAGTGTATAGTACAGTAGAGTAACTGTACCTGTGGTACAGTTACCACAACGGCAATGCGTAAGTATACGTTGCGCAAAGTACTGTGTTCCCCGAAAAATATGGCCAAAGGTATTCTTACCTGTGGGATAGTGAGCACAGGTATTACACTGAGTGTGTGCCCAATATTTTTATAGAGGCCAAGCTTAAACTCGCGTTTTCGGAAGCTCAATTCTAGAATTCAGTAAACAGAATACCTGGAACAGCAATGCGCTTAGGTGAAGATTTTGATTACCTATACCAAGGAAGTCGTTCTAGGCACAAGGTTTCTAGAAAATGTTTATGCTATGAGTGTTGTCTGGCTTCATTTTCTGCACTGACATGTCCCGCAATCTCATAACAAAAATTTCAGACAAAATGTTGATTTAAGTGACATCTTGCTGATTGTTGACTGTATCAGCACGTCCCGTGATTCCTAATGTCCTTCTTACCTGTGAAACATTGTCAGCAAGTATAACCATTTTGTCTCGGCTCAGCTTACTTCAATATGTCAGCAATCATAGAAAGAATTGTAAGTTCATCAAGATGCAAAATCTGCATAAAATTCTACAGTCGTATGCAATGAACATGTGCATAGAAAATGACTTCTCTTACTTCCCACGTCCGTCTCGAAGGAGACCTTTTTTGGTGGCCCGCATGTATCACTTGCTGTACATGAGGAAACCGATGCCGTATAAGGATGCCACGTCTCCAGGCATTCCAGCCAGACGCTTGTGTTATTGACTCTAACGTCCACGGCTCTTTCGATCAGCCGAATAACATAGTGCGTCACGTTGTATCCGAGGTTGATGGGCTTCGTCCAGTTTACTAACACCTCGTGTTCGAAAGTGTCACCAACCTCAGGTATCGGTGGTACCGGTCCTGCGGATGGAACGAAAATTTTTGCGTAAGTGACGTTCGTGATAAATATCTGCGCCACGCCTTTTTATTGGTGAAGTCCTTCGTCTGTAGTGCTTGCATGCAGGACTTCAGACctgcttcatttcttttatttgacCCGTGCTGTTCTTATACTGTGACTACTCTCGCTGTTTATCAAGAAAGATATGTGGACTTACACTTTTAGGACTCTTACTGCCACCCACATTTCGCATCTCTGGTACCACTTTTTTGTTGCCTTGCGTCTGAATTTGCACAACAGAAATTTACGCTACAAGCTCTGTACAAGTAACAGCTCCGTCTTAAACACATACGCTGGTACAATGCTAGTAGAGACACGTCACTAAATACAACTTTAATGTGATGAAAACTTTATTTAAGCGTCACGGATGTAAGCTTTATCAGTTAAAGACAGCGCTGCTGATGGTCATTCCGGAGTAATGTATCAGAAATTAACATGAGTACGCAATTTCAAGGTGAAATCGATGTGTACTGACTGATTTGAATGGCGCTAGCGCTTACACCTGACAAAATCGTGATTACTGAAGAATACTAGTAGAGAAGTTTAAGAACTTGACCATGAAAAGCACACTAGCACTATTTTACCGATTAGGTTTACGGCTCACCTTTTCCAAGGCTCTTAAACTGCACACTTGCTGCGGGACCAGCCTGCTTGAGTCCGTAAGGGTTCATGATGTTGTAAGCCTGGACATCGACTTTGTATTCCGTGTACTGCTCGATGGTCTTTTGAACAAGCTGAGTTGCATTCCCTGGTACTTCGGTGATGAGCACTTTTTTTGTCTCAAGGTTACCGGTGGTTACAATGTATCCATCTAGTGGGCCATTTGGATTATCCGGTCGTTGCCAGCTGTACACGACTTCCCCTGGCACTGTTTGATTCACAGAAAGGTTTTTTACGGCCGAGggtgctggaaaaaaaaataacaatgtacacccggccacaaaagtttacggaccacaggATCTCAGAAAACGCTCAATTCCCGACCAGCCTGTAGCAATAGCCAGTAAAATTGTATGCggcaatgttgttagcatattctagtcgaggtcctagatgcaaataccaggctgcgctGTGAGGTTACGGAGATATTCAGCTCTTTGTCACATTTCATGGtgcgtaatattttgtggccgggtgtacatgtGCATGCAGTAGAGATTGAAGAAGAAATGTTAGAagttattttattgtttttggCGCTTTTGTAGCATCTCAGCTTATAAATACGCTCAGGACAGTAAAAAGATAGTCTCACTTCATTTATCAGTATCAGTCCTTCAAGGTATGTGTACTttgatattaagaggaagctttagctcgggcccaactttgaCGCGgtctatttaaatacatgtaaaacgcaaaaaagattttctgagataacccccaACCAATtagaatgaaatttgttgcattggaaATAGAAAGTTAGATTATTGTGCCTGTTGCAAGCAGAACTTCTGTTTAGcgcctgaattttgtgaaaattATTTTCGAGAATGTGGAAGTTCCCAACAAATAGATGCATGAAGTTTATaaattgatagctctgcatcaaaaacagatatcacggttctgtaaacagcatacattagatcattcaaagcggacaaattcgacatgtcagtttatatcttacGTAAATATATTACTTTGTGTACGAGGGTgcagcaaaagctgtatttccatatgaCTGAATTATCGGAGATTCGTTTGTATCACAGGAAATTTGTaccctttagatgtactatcagatgcaattcacagaattgtgatatcattttttcttgctgagctAGAGTTGTgaacttggtagtttcgttttctgaaaagttTCAATTTTTGCCAAGTTTTAATAAACATTTACGATCACAATGCAAAGTtgaaaaccaacagtcactagatcttaagttttcttttaaatgtgacaaaccccgtcaaatttggtgcactggttgtcAAGAAAAGTGAATtttccttttacgtgtatttaataggagcacccgagccaaagcttcctcttaaaggaaaGATTTACTTTAACCACTGTTCTTTACTGCTTCTGGTCAGATTTCGTATATACACGCGATGTTTCATcgaacactttcatttttttaaatcgCCTGCGGCAAATAGCACAGTTCTATTCCACGAGCATGCCGACTCGAAGAAACGGACGTTACTTccacaataaaaaattaaatgcGCAATGAACTCGTAGACTAGCAAGAGATTCtaaaggcgataacttcctcgaTGCAATACGTGACCGTTgctttaagaaggccgaaagcatccagcacgccgaATACGACGACGTcgcaaacgagaaactggacgcggaatttagcgcAGCAGAAATTCGGACAGTCCTGTTCGAACCAAACACCCCATCGGCGCCCGGCCCagaccgggttaccaacaagactctccgtaaATTAGACAAGTCAGTCTCCCGACTCGCGACCTACGTCAACGAAGTGCTGGCGAGGGGGCTCCCTTCCCGAGGCGTGGGAACGGGCCCGTGTTATCACGATTCCTAAACCaggcaagcaagttacgctcgaaAACCTTAGACCAATTTCACTCACGTCTTGTGTCGGAAAAGTCATGGTACAagcagttctcacccgcgtgaccgagGTTCTCGAAGACCGCGACGTGTTCCCGTAAACCATGCTAGGATTCTGCCGCGATATCTCCGCACAGGACGCATTGCTTCAGCTAAAACACCtgatcgtagacgacactaccagctctaCTAAGGCAATTCTTGGcctagatattaaaaaaaaatgcctttgaCAAGGTAAACACAACGTGATCTTAAAGACAGTAAAAAGAGTGGGACTAGGCCAAAGAACGTACAATTTCATTAGAGATTTCCTTGCGGGCAGGCGCGTAGACGTCGCCGTCGACGACGATCAGGAATCGCCGGAATATGAAATGGGTTcgtccggcacgccgcaaggctccgtcatatcaccattactctttaatttacTTCTACTCGGTCTaaccgagaaattaacagaagtagaaggattgcatcacAGTGTCTACgaagatgacatcaccctctgggtttccgggggaggatgtgatggtgacgtcgagcgaacgctacaggcgcGAGTAGATGCCGTCCAGGATTACTTGCGAGGAACGGACCTCGAGTGCTCGACTACCAAGCCCGAACTCTTAATCTGCAGACCCACAAGCAGAGGGACGTCGTAAAATGCTGCGCGATGAGGAAAGtgaatactccaaaatacgcattaTATTGGCAGACGGTACTCCCATACCGCACGCAGACAAAATTAGAACCCTAGGTTTGCACCTGCAGccaaatggccataacggagaccgtgcgaagacttcgtcgttcggtgGACGACGCAATAAATCCGACTCtcgcgtcgcatcacgaatagacgcagtGGTATGCGCGAACACTGCGCCATCCATATCCTGCAGGCATACGCGGTAAGTCGCATAACGCATATTGCCTCCTACCTGAAGTGGATAGGGTCGGAAAAAAAACAACGTCGAGGgcatgatacgaaaggctttcaagacgGCGGTCGGCGTTGCACTCAACGCGAGCAGCGACAAGTTTCTAAAGCTCGAACCTCAgaactcacttgacgagttaatcgaggctaACGACCATGCGCAATATATATGAACGGTTATCCAATTCAAAGACAAATCGACGCATCGTCGAGTCACTCAGCatcacgtaccacactcagcaagGAGAAAATACGGCGTTTCcggcctcggtccgcgaccgcctgatgATCCCGCCGCTTCCCGAGAACATTCACCGGAGGCACCACGTCaagagacgcaacaaacgaggaAGTGACCTTCAAAATTTgtttggcaacagcaacgaggcaGTGTACGTAGACGGCACGCGGTATGGAGAAGGGCaaagcgcacacgcgatcgcggttgtagaccgcacgggtaggTGCTTCGCGAGCGGGACGGtaaccacgggacacacggaggcggccgaagaagcctcTACGGCCCTAGCACTGGCCGCCGTGCCGAatgctgcgatcgtgatcagcgactcgccgACGGcgatccgcggcttcgcgcgcggccGCGTCTGGCGGTAAGCAGCCCGCACACTCCAAATTTGTGACGCTGGCGACTCaacatcgccctcgcaaccccgaaattctacggtcttcctcctctggaccccggcacacaccgatgtcccgctcgcgggccaCAAGGCAGCCCCAGGAAGGCTCGAGGTCTCGCACACGAAGCCTGCCGCAAATTATGTCGACGCCGCCTCCACCCCCGAGAGCGGGAagtcggatctgccggatcgggacactgcGACAGAAGTGCAGCAACAACAAGAAACActatgggcgtggggcgatcgcctgaccacgttcagagacctcaccgaACAC
The nucleotide sequence above comes from Dermacentor andersoni chromosome 10, qqDerAnde1_hic_scaffold, whole genome shotgun sequence. Encoded proteins:
- the LOC126544579 gene encoding netrin receptor DCC-like isoform X1; translated protein: MDCRRMIVTAALLLVPPADVCSQEEDRGLLIPSSMMEEPAYGLVQSSPGPSLPLSSGKLNESSVEMFLKNDSSISEYVALFNNLPRKHPILTRKKVDGDAFKEEPIAIDITGVNDSSHFEVTVKNCSGPCHADAGEAVDTKVGSPSAVKNLSVNQTVPGEVVYSWQRPDNPNGPLDGYIVTTGNLETKKVLITEVPGNATQLVQKTIEQYTEYKVDVQAYNIMNPYGLKQAGPAASVQFKSLGKGPVPPIPEVGDTFEHEVLVNWTKPINLGYNVTHYVIRLIERAVDVRVNNTSVWLECLETWHPYTASVSSCTASDTCGPPKKVSFETDVGTPDSPRNFNCTSLTRYSVGLAWTRPEQVRGPLDGYKVTFANSSMGFDMITKATTLTVGNLSANCVYKITVSAFNHGVHQTKEGPATVIEVKTMYGPKPAPPWFSITTITLMIVVPVVCFVLLAVYIVYKQLLKRREDEELLTCSGQ
- the LOC126544579 gene encoding netrin receptor DCC-like isoform X2 → MDCRRMIVTAALLLVPPADVCSQEEDRGLLIPSSMMEEPAYGLVQSSPEYVALFNNLPRKHPILTRKKVDGDAFKEEPIAIDITGVNDSSHFEVTVKNCSGPCHADAGEAVDTKVGSPSAVKNLSVNQTVPGEVVYSWQRPDNPNGPLDGYIVTTGNLETKKVLITEVPGNATQLVQKTIEQYTEYKVDVQAYNIMNPYGLKQAGPAASVQFKSLGKGPVPPIPEVGDTFEHEVLVNWTKPINLGYNVTHYVIRLIERAVDVRVNNTSVWLECLETWHPYTASVSSCTASDTCGPPKKVSFETDVGTPDSPRNFNCTSLTRYSVGLAWTRPEQVRGPLDGYKVTFANSSMGFDMITKATTLTVGNLSANCVYKITVSAFNHGVHQTKEGPATVIEVKTMYGPKPAPPWFSITTITLMIVVPVVCFVLLAVYIVYKQLLKRREDEELLTCSGQ